The Streptomyces kanamyceticus DNA segment GGATCCTGGAGATCATCTTCTTCCTGATGGGCACCGGCATGGCGCACATCATGACGCCGACCAGCGTCGTGATCATGCAGGCCCTGCCGCGCGAGAAGGCGGGCTCCGCGTCCGCCCTCAGCAACACCTTCCGGCAGGTCGGCGGTGCCCTCGGCATCGCGGTGCTCGGCTCGGTGCTGTCCGCGGCGTACCGCAGCGGCGTCGAGGACAAGCTGACCCTGCTGCCCGCGGGGGCGCGGCACTCGGCGGGCGAGTCGATCGAGGCGACGCTCGGCGTCGCCGCGAAGCTCGGCCCGCGCGGTGAGCCGCTGGTGAGCGCGGCCAACGACTCCTTCCTGCACGCCATGCACGTCACGGCGCTGTGCGGCGCCGGCGTCGCGCTGATCGGCTCGGTGATCGTCTTCCTGTTCCTGCCGGGACGTACGCCGAAGCCCGACGCGGCGGAGGAGAAGTCCGAGCCGGTGGGCGCTTCGGGGCACTGAGGGAGAGGGGGGACTCGGCCGGGCGCTCAAGGGGGCTGAGGGAGAATCGGCCCGGCCAGCCGCGCGACGAGACGGAGATGACGTGGTCCACACCGCCAAGGGAACGCACGCCGCAGGAAAGGGCGTGCCCGTCGCGCGGGGCGGCCGCGGCCGCCCCAGGAGCGAGGCCGTGGAGCAGGCGATCATCGAGGGCGTGGTGCGGCTCCTGGAGGACGGGGTGTCGCTCACGGAGCTGTCCATCGAGCGGATCGCCCGCACCGCGGGCGTCGGCAAGGCCACCATCTACCGGCGCTGGGACGGCAAGGAGGCACTCTTCGTCGACGTACTGAGCGTCTTCGAGGAGCCGGACCCCGAGCTGCCCGGCACCTCGGTGCGCGACGATCTGGTGGTCATCCTGGAGGGCCTGCGCCGCCGCGGCCTCACGATGCGCTCCTCGGCGCTGCTGCACAACGTCTTCGCGCAGATGAAGGCCCTGCCCAAGCTGTGGGACGCCTACCACAGCACGGTCATCGAGCCCCGCCGCCGCACCATGGTCGAGGTGCTGCGGCGGGGCATGGCCGAGGGCGTGCTCCGCACGGACGTCGACATCGAGATGGCCAACGACCTCTTCGTCGGCCCCATGCTGCTGCGCACGGTGATGCGCCCCGACGCGCCGCTCGACGACGACCTCGCGGAACGGATCGTCGACACGGTCCTCGAAGGGCTGCGACCGCAGACGTCCTAGCGCCCCGGCGCCGCCGCCTGCCGGGAGTGCGGAGTATGCGCATTTCGTCACAGAGCCGACTCCGCGGGGCCGGTCAGGAACTCGCCGCGCCGCTTCGTTCGTCCTCGTGCCAGTACGGCCGTCGCGGACGGCAGAGACGCACCCGATCATCGCCTAGGGTTTCAGGGGGCGGGACAGACGGTGTGCACGGCAGGCAGTGAGGCGACGAGAGTTATGGCGCAGGCGTACAAGACGGAGACGGACAGCGAAGGCTCGGGGCCCGAGCGTCCGGGGTCCTGGTTCCGGCGCCTGGTGGACGGCTGGCGCGGCGACCCCGGCATCTGGCGGCGCGGCCTGGTCACCGCGGGTGCCGCGCTCCTGATCGCCCTGGTGATGCTGTTCCACGCCCAGATCCCCAACAACATCGGCAACCTCGGCAGCCTCACCGAGACCTTCCTGCCCTGGCTCGGCGTCTTCGTCCCGGTGATCGTCGTCATCGCGGTGGTGCGCAAGTCCGCCACCGCCCTGATCGCGGTGCTGCTGCCCACGATCATCTGGATCAACCAGTTCGGCGGCCTGATCAGCGACAAGTCGGGCGGCGAGGGCGACCTGACCGTCGCCACGCACAACGTGAACGCGGACAACACCGACCCGACGGGCACGGCCCAGGACGTCGCCGCCTCCGGCGCGGACGTGCTGGCCCTCGAAGAGCTCACCGCGGACGCCGTACCGACGTACGAGAAGGCGCTCTCGCGCATCTACAAGTACCACTCGGTCAAGGGCACGGTCGGCGTGTGGAGCAAGTACCCGCTGGCCGACACCAAGCCCGTGGACATCAAGCTGGGCTGGGTCCGCGCGCTGCGGACCACCGTCGACACCCCCAAGGGCGAGGTCGCCGTCTACGTGGCGCACCTGCCGTCGGTGCGCGTGAAGCTCGACGCGGGCTTCACCGCCAACCAGCGCGACGAGAGCGCCGACGCGCTCGGCGACGCCATCTCCAAGGAGAAGCTCGGCAAGGTCATCCTGCTCGGCGACCTGAACGGCACGATGAACGACCGCGCCCTGAACGGCGTCACCGCGCAGATGCGCTCCACGCAGGGCGCGGCGGGCAACGGCTTCGGCTTCAGCTGGCCCGCGTCGTTCCCGATGGCCCGCATCGACCAGATCATGGTCAAGGGCGTCGAGCCGGTCTCCTCCTGGACGCTGCCGAAGACGAACAGCGATCACCTGCCGATCGCGGCGCGGGTCGAGCTCTCCGAGTAGCGCTTGGATCGGGCCCGGTTCCGGCCCGGTTCCGGCCCGGTTCCGGCCCGGTTCCGGCCCGGTTCCGGCCCGGTTCCGGCCCGGTTCCGGCACGGATCAGGCACGGACCAGGTGCGGATCAGGCCCCACGGAATACTCGGCGCGCGGCTTTGCTTTGTTCCGTACGTAAACTAATGGATTCGCCCCGCTCCGGGCCGCCCCCTGCTTCCGTGGAAGGTACCTCCCCATGCCCCTGGCCCTGCTCGCCCTCGCCGTGGGCGCCTTCGGCATCGGCACGACCGAGTTCGTGATGATGGGCCTGCTGCCCAACGTCGCCGACGACCTGCACATATCCATCCCGACCGCGGGCCACCTCGTCTCCGCGTACGCCCTCGGCGTCGTCATCGGCGCCCCGCTGCTCGCCGCCGTCACCGCCAAGCTGCCGCGCAGGCGCGTACTGATCGGCCTGATGGTCCTGTTCGTCGTGGGCAACGCCCTGTCGGCCGCCGCGCCCGACTACCACTGGTTGATGGCCGCCCGCTTCCTC contains these protein-coding regions:
- a CDS encoding TetR/AcrR family transcriptional regulator; this encodes MVHTAKGTHAAGKGVPVARGGRGRPRSEAVEQAIIEGVVRLLEDGVSLTELSIERIARTAGVGKATIYRRWDGKEALFVDVLSVFEEPDPELPGTSVRDDLVVILEGLRRRGLTMRSSALLHNVFAQMKALPKLWDAYHSTVIEPRRRTMVEVLRRGMAEGVLRTDVDIEMANDLFVGPMLLRTVMRPDAPLDDDLAERIVDTVLEGLRPQTS
- a CDS encoding endonuclease/exonuclease/phosphatase family protein — protein: MAQAYKTETDSEGSGPERPGSWFRRLVDGWRGDPGIWRRGLVTAGAALLIALVMLFHAQIPNNIGNLGSLTETFLPWLGVFVPVIVVIAVVRKSATALIAVLLPTIIWINQFGGLISDKSGGEGDLTVATHNVNADNTDPTGTAQDVAASGADVLALEELTADAVPTYEKALSRIYKYHSVKGTVGVWSKYPLADTKPVDIKLGWVRALRTTVDTPKGEVAVYVAHLPSVRVKLDAGFTANQRDESADALGDAISKEKLGKVILLGDLNGTMNDRALNGVTAQMRSTQGAAGNGFGFSWPASFPMARIDQIMVKGVEPVSSWTLPKTNSDHLPIAARVELSE